The Arachis hypogaea cultivar Tifrunner chromosome 19, arahy.Tifrunner.gnm2.J5K5, whole genome shotgun sequence genome has a window encoding:
- the LOC140182231 gene encoding uncharacterized protein, with protein MADVPPPSLSELMRMVAELQQANQRMADENQIMSAQIAELNHARIEHNDAHRQQAEDEEHQSQPTHVSETAQHEEQQPEDEKEESEDLVGPFTEEVMNFELPKRFTLPLTLTPYDGLGDPRKFIKKFRSIMIVNGASDTVLCRCFPNYLDGHALDWLCALPAGSISCFHQLAKLFEEHFAGSAIYLHDSDYLNTIKQGPNESLKDYMTRFTKVAISIPDLHPEVHLHAIKSGLRPGKFQETIAVAKPKTLAEFREKAKGQIDIEELRQARKSDKSHFREEDKNSTTKKSFKLTPRFDSYTQFNTKREDIIKEILNSKLIKPPRKAGTYQDAKHVDRSKYCAFHQKHSHNTDDCVVAKDLLERLARQGHLDKYIGGHIQKRGPSSTINDLSEQHRGKEKASSNQYERPRGIINYISGGYASGGYSNSARKRSFREICSVEGPKEDVAINNPQPEVTFTQADFNSNIQNLDDPVVITLQLGDLLVKKVLLDPGSSADVLFYSTFQKMKLSDNMLQSTGGDLVGFSGERVPILGSVWLQTTLGEHLLSKTNDIQYLVVDCFSPYNLILGRPFLNKFGAIVSTVHLCVKFPLQDDQVATIHGDHKEARQCYNTSMKFQNRSTQQVNNVELKQNEDTLADLDPRADFLERPKPSDDLQKVYFNNDPNKFTYVGTSINPAELQAIKTFLQENAELFAWKPADMPGIDPQIISHKLAINSAVRPVQQKKRKLGEEKRRASLEETQKLLNAEFIKEIRFTTWLANVVMVRKQNGKWCMCVDFTDLNKACPKDSYPLPSIDSLVDNASGYATLSFMDAYSGYNQILMHPSDKDKTAFITDFGNYCYKVMPFGLKNAGATYQRLMDKVFAKQIGKNMEVYVDDMVAKTKTGHNHINDLTEIFGQIRQYNMRLNPEKCAFAVQGEIAGRLIKWAVELSEFDIRYQSRGPIKSQFLADFIAEFTTPSEEDHAKQWILYVDGSSNNGGCGAGIRLEAGDGFILEHSIHFAFKASNNQSEYEALLAGLRLCLDLQISTIKVKDWRDDFIYYLQTGNIPEGVENDKKFRRQASSFTILNRTLYRRGYTRPLLKCLNKPEADIALAEAHEGICGTHTGARSLASKILRAGFFWPSLKQDSQQKIRTCQNCQKHAPLIHIPAEQMHHSEISWPFNQWGLDILGPFPTAPGQVKFLIVGIDYFSKWVEAQPLARITSQQMISFVWKNIICRFGIPQHITTDNGRQFADQKFQSFLQNLKINQHFASVEHPQTNGLAEAANKVILHALKKKLDDAKGLWDELIPEVLWGYNTTPQTSTKETPFRLVYGSEAMIPLEISQNSIRTYMDNQDEARKSELDIIEEIRDIAALKQRAAQQVIARQYNKSVKSRSFVKGDLVLRKTETARKPPKHGKLAANWDGPYRVSNVLGQGAYKLESLDGKLMPSTWNVSSLKKFYS; from the exons GAAGAGCAGCAGCCCGAAGACGAGAAAGAAGAATCCGAGGACCTTGTAGGCCCTTTTACAGAAGAAGTAATGAACTTCGAACTGCCGAAGAGGTTCACTCTGCCGTTGACCCTCACGCCTTATGATGGACTCGGAGATCCGAGGAAGTTCATAAAGAAATTCCGATCAATAATGATCGTTAATGGTGCATCAGATACAGTCTTATGTCGTTGTTTTCCGAATTATTTAGACGGTCATGCACTTGATTGGTTGTGTGCTTTGCCTGCAGGTTCTATTTCATGCTTTCATCAACTGGCGAAGTTATTTGAAGAACATTTCGCCGGATCTGCAATATACTTGCACGACTCCGATTACCTGAACACCATCAAGCAAGGACCAAACGAAAGCCTAAAGGACTATATGACTCGCTTTACCAAAGTCGCAATCAGCATACCAGATCTCCACCCCGAGGTCCATCTGCATGCAATTAAAAGCGGCCTCCGACCCGGGAAATTCCAGGAGACGATCGCAGTGGCAAAACCAAAGACTCTAGCAGAATTTCGAGAGAAAGCAAAAGGACAAATTGACATCGAGGAACTCAGACAAGCTCGGAAATCTGACAAGTCACACTTCCGCGAAGAAGATAAGAACTCAACCACTAAGAAAAGTTTTAAACTAACACCTCGATTTGATTCTTATACGCAGTTTAACACTAAAAGAGAAGACATAATCAAGGAGATCCTGAACTCCAAATTAATCAAGCCACCAAGAAAGGCCGGCACATACCAGGATGCAAAGCATGTAGACAGATCAAAGTACTGCGCTTTCCACCAAAAACACAGCCACAATACCGATGATTGTGTGGTCGCCAAAGATCTCTTAGAACGACTAGCAAGACAAGGCCACCTAGACAAATACATTGGGGGTCACATCCAAAAACGCGGCCCCAGTTCCACAATAAACGACCTCTCTGAACAACACCGAGGAAAAGAAAAGGCATCCTCAAACCAATATGAAAGACCACGAGGTATAATCAATTATATTTCAGGAGGATACGCAAGTGGGGGATACTCAAACTCGGCAAGGAAAAGGTCATTCAGAGAAATATGCTCAGTAGAAGGACCAAAGGAAGATGTAGCAATCAATAACCCACAACCAGAGGTCACCTTCACACAGGCCGACTTTAACTCCAACATACAAAATTTGGACGACCCTGTGGTAATCACCCTCCAGCTAGGGGATCTGTTAGTGAAAAAAGTACTCCTGGATCCCGGGAGCAGTGCCGATGTTCTGTTTTACTCAACATTTCAAAAGATGAAGCTCAGCGACAACATGCTACAGTCCACAGGAGGAGACTTAGTCGGATTCTCGGGAGAACGCGTTCCAATACTCGGatcagtgtggttacaaaccacactgggtGAGCATCTTCTTTCAAAAACTAATGATATTCAATATCTAGTAGTTGACTGTTTCAGCCCATATAACCTTATCCTTGGCCGACCTTTTTTAAATAAGTTCGGCGCCATTGTCTCTACCGTCCATCTCTGTGTAAAGTTTCCATTGCAGGATGATCAGGTTGCAACAATCCATGGAGATCATAAAGAGGCCCGACAGTGTTATAACACCAGCATGAAGTTCCAAAACCGCTCAACACAACAAGTCAACAATGTCGAACTCAAGCAAAACGAAGACACACTAGCTGACCTCGACCCAAGAGCCGATTTTCTCGAGCGACCAAAACCATCCGATGACCTGCAAAAAGTGTATTTTAATAATGACCCTAACAAATTTACATATGTAGGTACATCAATCAACCCAGCTGAGTTACAGGCCATAAAAACGTTTTTACAAGAAAACGCTGAGCTTTTCGCCTGGAAACCTGCAGACATGCCCGGCATCGATCCACAAATCATCAGTCATAAGCTAGCAATAAACTCGGCAGTCCGACCAGTACAGCAGAAGAAACGAAAACTCGGCGAAGAAAAGAGGAGAGCATCCCTAGAAGAAACACAAAAACTCCTCAACGCTGAATTTATCAAAGAGATCAGATTCActacatggctagccaatgtggtaatggtaaggaaaCAAAACGGTAAGTGGTGCATGTGCGTCGATTTCACCGATTTAAACAAGGCATGCCCAAAGGATTCTTACCCCCTACCATCCATAGACTCTTTAGTAGACAATGCATCAGGTTACGctactttaagttttatggatgcgTATTCAGGGTATAATCAAATACTCATGCACCCCTCCGATAAAGATAAAACAGCTTTTATCACTGATTTCGGTAACTATTGTTATAAagttatgccatttggattaaagaaCGCAGGTGCAACTTATCAACGCCTTATGGATAAAGTGTTCGCCAAACAAATCGGCAAAAACATGGAAGTTTATGTCGATGATATGGTCGCCAAAACAAAAACCGGACATAATCACATCAACGACCTTACAGAAATATTCGGCCAAATCCGCCAGTACAACATGCGCCTCAACCCCGAGAAATGTGCCTTCGCCGTTCAAGGGG aaatcgcAGGACGACTCATAAAGTGGGCAGTCGAACTGTCTGAGTTCGATATCAGATACCAATCCAGAGGACCGATCAAGTCACAATTTTTAGCGGATTTCATCGCCGAGTTTACTACACCATCCGAAGAAGATCATGCAAAACAATGGATCTTATATGTCGACGGATCTTCCAATAATGGGGGCTGTGGAGCAGGAATACGTCTGGAAGCCGGGGACGGATTCATACTTGAACACTCAATACACTTCGCTTTCAAAGCCAGCAATAACCAATCCGAGTATGAAGCACTGCTCGCTGGACTCCGACTCTGTTTAGATCTCCAAATCTCGACGATCAAG GTAAAAGATTGGAGGGACGACTTTATATACTATTTACAAACAGGTAATATACCAGAAGGGGTCGAGAACGATAAAAAGTTCCGACGGCAAGCATCTTCCTTCACAATACTCAACAGAACATTATATCGACGTGGATATACTCGCCCCCTACTAAAATGCCTCAACAAGCCAGAAGCTGACATAGCATTAGCAGAAGCACATGAAGGAATCTGTGGCACACATACAGGAGCTCGGAGCCTAGCATCAAAAATCCtccgagctggattcttctgGCCGTCGTTGAAACAGGACAGCCAACAAAAAATCAGGACATGCCAGAATTGCCAAAAACACGCACCACTGATACACATACCTGCCGAGCAAATGCATCATTCAGAAATCAGCTGGCCATTTAACCAATGGGGTTTGGATATACTCGGGCCGTTTCCTACGGCACCGGGCCAGGTAAAATTTCTTATTGTCGGCATTGATTATttctccaaatgggtggaagcccaacctttagcaagaatAACATCTCAACAAATGATTTCTTTCGTTTGGAAAAACATTATTTGCCGATTTGGCATACCTCAACATATCACAACTGACAACGGTCGCCAGTTTGCCGACCAAAAGTTTCAATCTTTCTTGCAGAATCTCAAAATAAACCAACACTTCGCCTCCGTTGAACACCCTCAAACGAACGGActagcagaggctgcaaataaggTCATCCTGCATGCACTAAAAAAGAAACTAGATGACGCCAAAGGACTCTGGGACGAACTAATTCCTGAAGTCCTTTGGGGATACAACACCACCCCACAAACATCAACAAAAGAAACGCCATTCAGACTGGTATATGGATCGGAAGCCATGATCCCCCTCGAGATCTCCCAGAACTCAATCCGAACTTACATGGACAACCAAGACGAAGCTCGGAAATCCGAGCTCGACATCATTGAAGAAATCAGAGACATCGCCGCCTTGAAGCAACGCGCGGCGCAGCAAGTAATTGCTCGACAGTACAACAAGTCGGTCAAAAGCAGATCATTCGTGAAAGGAGACTTAGTCCTCCGCAAGACCGAAACTGCTCGGAAACCACCAAAACATGGAAAGCTCGCAGCCAATTGGGACGGTCCATACCGAGTATCAAACGTACTCGGTCAAGGAGCGTACAAGCTAGAATCATTAGATGGTAAACTCATGCCTAGTACATGGAATGTGTCTTCCTTAAAGAAATTTTATAGTTAA